The following coding sequences are from one bacterium SCSIO 12741 window:
- a CDS encoding dihydroorotase, with protein MNLLIRKARIVDPQSDLNGKVRDILIKNGTIEQIGQKLENPDGKIKEYSASNLHVSPGWFDMSAHMGEPGLEERETLATGVNAAVAGGYTHVAVLPNNDPASDTAVAVSNLVQRGQNTSINLHPIGTLSKGLGGEDLAEMYDMTQAGAIAFSDDLHPVKNAKFQQLAQEYARNFDGLVFSFPMDPNIQGKGNVHEGGASTLAGLKGIPHLAEEIVVERDLSITEYTEGKLHFTGISSAGSLDRIQKARKRGLQVTCDVPVANLVLNEDVLLKFDSNYKVMPPIRSEKDRKALVKGIQKGQVDAISSHHRPQNIENKACEFESAKYGMIGLQTTFSLCRTYLEELSLDELIQVLSIGPRKVYNQNPVAIQEGQEANITLFDPDKSWTYTEKNNRSLAENSPFLGEELKGLPLGVFTKNKLVLNPEH; from the coding sequence ATGAACCTATTGATCCGAAAAGCCCGAATCGTTGACCCACAAAGTGATCTTAATGGAAAAGTTCGGGATATTCTGATAAAAAACGGAACGATTGAACAGATTGGCCAGAAACTGGAAAATCCGGATGGAAAAATCAAGGAATATTCAGCATCCAATCTTCACGTTTCCCCGGGCTGGTTCGATATGAGTGCTCATATGGGTGAACCTGGGTTAGAAGAACGGGAAACCCTTGCAACCGGTGTAAATGCGGCGGTAGCAGGAGGATATACGCATGTAGCTGTTCTTCCTAATAACGACCCGGCCAGCGACACTGCTGTAGCCGTAAGCAACCTGGTTCAACGCGGTCAAAACACCTCCATTAATCTTCATCCTATCGGCACCCTGTCTAAGGGATTGGGCGGTGAAGACCTGGCCGAGATGTACGATATGACTCAGGCCGGAGCCATTGCTTTTTCCGATGATCTTCACCCGGTTAAAAATGCCAAGTTTCAGCAACTGGCTCAGGAATATGCCCGAAATTTTGATGGACTTGTCTTTTCCTTTCCCATGGATCCTAATATTCAGGGCAAGGGAAATGTTCATGAAGGTGGTGCCTCTACCCTGGCCGGACTTAAAGGAATACCTCATTTGGCCGAAGAAATAGTAGTAGAGCGTGATCTATCAATCACTGAATATACCGAGGGAAAACTTCACTTTACGGGAATATCTTCAGCGGGAAGTTTAGATAGGATTCAAAAAGCCCGCAAACGCGGACTTCAAGTAACCTGTGATGTTCCTGTTGCCAATTTGGTCTTGAATGAGGATGTCCTCTTAAAGTTTGACTCCAACTATAAAGTCATGCCCCCTATTCGCTCGGAAAAGGACAGAAAGGCATTGGTAAAGGGCATTCAAAAAGGACAAGTAGATGCCATTAGCTCACACCACCGTCCACAAAACATAGAGAACAAAGCCTGCGAATTTGAATCTGCGAAATACGGAATGATCGGATTGCAGACTACCTTCTCCTTATGCAGAACTTATTTGGAAGAGCTATCGCTGGATGAACTTATCCAAGTCCTGAGCATTGGCCCAAGAAAGGTTTACAATCAAAATCCAGTTGCCATCCAGGAAGGACAGGAAGCCAACATCACGCTTTTTGATCCGGATAAGTCCTGGACCTATACGGAGAAGAATAACCGCTCTCTGGCTGAAAACAGCCCATTTCTGGGTGAAGAACTCAAGGGGCTTCCATTGGGGGTATTCACCAAAAACAAGCTTGTCTTAAATCCTGAGCACTAA
- the dinB gene encoding DNA polymerase IV → MDAFYASVEQMDNPELKGKPIAVGGNSERGVVAAASYEARTFGVRSAMPSSLAKKKCPDLIFIHPRFDRYKELSLQIRDIFFEYTDLVEPLSLDEAFLDVTENKMGISSASKIAREIREKIAERVGLTASAGISINKFTAKIATEVNKPNGQKTILPEDVIPFLEDLEVHRFFGVGKVTAEKMNRLGIFKGKDLKKQSLEALTRNFGKMGPHFYNIVRGIQHSEVTPDRVRKSVGAEHTYSENLRTSEEMLAKLEIIAEEVERRLVKNKIKGRTITLKIKYSDFSQQTRSRSLDHYVQRKSEIFPIITGLLNQDKLLLAVRLLGISLSNLDVQEADKIFYKQLRFNHPSFGSDH, encoded by the coding sequence ATGGATGCGTTTTACGCTTCTGTAGAACAAATGGATAATCCAGAGCTAAAAGGCAAACCCATTGCCGTAGGAGGAAATAGTGAACGTGGCGTAGTAGCAGCTGCCAGCTACGAGGCCCGTACATTTGGAGTACGTTCCGCAATGCCCAGTTCCCTGGCCAAAAAGAAGTGCCCCGATCTCATCTTCATCCATCCCCGGTTTGATCGCTACAAAGAGCTGTCGCTTCAAATTCGAGACATCTTTTTTGAATACACCGATTTGGTGGAACCGCTCTCCCTGGACGAGGCATTTTTGGATGTAACCGAAAATAAAATGGGTATTTCCTCTGCTTCAAAAATCGCCCGGGAAATTCGTGAAAAGATCGCTGAACGGGTTGGATTAACCGCCTCAGCGGGAATATCGATCAATAAGTTCACCGCCAAGATTGCCACTGAAGTCAATAAACCCAATGGCCAAAAAACGATCCTGCCAGAGGACGTTATCCCCTTTCTGGAAGATCTCGAAGTTCACCGCTTTTTTGGCGTAGGAAAGGTGACGGCTGAAAAAATGAACCGACTGGGTATCTTTAAAGGAAAAGACCTCAAGAAGCAATCCTTAGAAGCTTTGACTCGAAACTTTGGGAAAATGGGACCTCACTTCTACAACATTGTTCGTGGCATTCAACACAGTGAGGTTACGCCAGACAGAGTAAGAAAATCGGTGGGCGCAGAGCATACCTATTCTGAAAATTTGCGAACCTCGGAGGAAATGCTGGCCAAATTGGAAATAATTGCAGAAGAAGTTGAGCGTAGGCTGGTTAAAAACAAGATTAAGGGAAGAACGATTACCCTTAAAATTAAGTACAGCGACTTTAGTCAGCAAACCAGAAGCAGGTCTTTAGATCATTATGTACAGCGCAAATCGGAGATCTTTCCAATCATCACTGGTCTATTGAATCAGGATAAATTGTTGCTGGCGGTTCGTTTACTCGGCATTTCACTATCCAACCTGGATGTGCAGGAGGCCGATAAGATCTTTTATAAACAGCTCCGGTTCAACCATCCTTCCTTTGGGTCGGATCATTGA
- a CDS encoding BatA and WFA domain-containing protein: protein MNFVYPGFLFALLAIAIPILIHLFNFRKFKRVYFSHIRFLREVQEETKSRSRLKHLLILASRILAVAFLVLAFAQPYVPLSDQEDSGGKRAISIYVDNSFSMNNQGEQGDLLETARQYAYEVLKSYSASDRFQIITNDYAPGSGRLLNRESAEAMIAEITPSGASRPIGEIIGRQINALEESNADNKEVFLITDFQKSQMGDSWNLPDSSYPVHLIPLAAQEQSNISLDTCWFESPVRQAGVTEKLFFTLTNYSDQELNDYTVRLSLNGQPKGVVKVSVSGGATVNGEFNFTVNQSGLFKGLIEVDDYPVAFDNRLYFSYEVEANNQVLVINEQDSSPAFHSLFGRDSNFILSQTSVKSLNTARFASSDLIVLNGVREVSSGLRSDLRNYVDQGGHLVLFPGKEINRNSYQQLLQELNAGSLGELDTHTVRVNSVAMDDPLFADVFLDQAGRPDLPVVLQHYPLLSSGDASRTRLMGLANGQDFLVRTNLGSGQVYLWAAAPDESFGNLGRHAMFVLSLYRFAIYTPQVGQLFFTLGNQPFYLTEKTFQNDAPPVIRSEDSEFIPEIRSHGNETEVWFYDQIKTDGHFELINNGKTEAVLSANYPRTESDPRQESKDELEARFTDLPSNQVFIHDSSFDKLGVALQEIRFGKKYWKTMLLLALAMILFEVFLIKFWKE from the coding sequence ATGAACTTTGTCTACCCCGGATTTTTATTCGCCTTGTTGGCGATAGCCATACCTATCCTGATCCACCTCTTTAATTTCCGGAAATTCAAGCGGGTTTACTTCAGTCATATTCGTTTTTTGAGAGAAGTTCAGGAAGAAACCAAATCCCGCTCGAGACTCAAGCATTTGCTCATTTTGGCCAGCAGAATATTGGCCGTTGCCTTTCTGGTATTGGCTTTTGCTCAGCCCTATGTGCCTTTAAGCGATCAAGAAGACTCAGGCGGAAAACGGGCCATCAGTATTTATGTGGACAATTCCTTTAGCATGAACAACCAGGGCGAACAAGGGGACTTGTTAGAAACCGCCCGTCAATATGCTTACGAGGTGCTGAAGTCTTATTCGGCATCAGATCGCTTTCAAATCATTACTAATGACTATGCTCCTGGTTCTGGTCGGTTGTTAAACCGAGAATCCGCGGAAGCCATGATTGCTGAGATTACTCCCTCAGGGGCTTCACGTCCAATTGGAGAAATTATTGGTCGCCAAATCAATGCCCTGGAAGAGTCGAATGCCGATAATAAAGAGGTCTTTCTGATCACCGATTTTCAGAAAAGTCAAATGGGCGATTCCTGGAATCTACCAGATAGCAGCTACCCGGTTCACTTAATTCCCTTAGCAGCTCAGGAGCAATCCAATATTTCCTTGGATACCTGTTGGTTTGAATCACCAGTTCGTCAGGCGGGTGTTACTGAAAAATTGTTCTTCACACTTACCAATTATTCGGATCAGGAATTGAATGATTACACCGTAAGACTCTCGCTCAATGGGCAACCTAAAGGAGTGGTAAAAGTTTCGGTAAGTGGTGGTGCAACAGTAAATGGAGAATTCAATTTCACCGTAAATCAGTCCGGACTGTTTAAGGGATTGATTGAAGTGGATGATTATCCTGTGGCTTTTGACAACAGGTTGTACTTTTCTTACGAAGTAGAAGCCAATAACCAAGTACTGGTGATCAACGAACAGGACAGCTCTCCAGCCTTTCACTCCCTATTTGGCAGGGACAGCAACTTCATTCTTTCCCAAACCTCGGTTAAATCCTTGAACACCGCTCGATTTGCCTCGAGTGATTTGATTGTACTCAATGGCGTTAGGGAAGTATCCAGCGGATTGCGATCCGATTTAAGAAACTACGTGGATCAAGGTGGGCATTTGGTTCTATTTCCTGGAAAAGAGATTAATCGCAACTCCTACCAACAACTGCTTCAAGAACTCAACGCCGGATCACTCGGTGAGCTCGACACCCATACAGTTCGGGTAAATTCCGTAGCGATGGATGATCCATTGTTTGCGGACGTATTTCTTGATCAGGCAGGCAGACCTGATTTGCCGGTTGTTTTGCAACACTACCCTTTGCTTTCTTCTGGCGATGCGAGTAGAACACGTTTGATGGGATTGGCCAATGGACAAGACTTTTTGGTTCGCACCAATCTTGGCAGCGGCCAGGTATACCTTTGGGCTGCTGCTCCGGATGAATCTTTTGGAAATTTGGGTCGCCACGCTATGTTCGTGCTTTCCCTGTATCGTTTTGCCATTTATACTCCACAGGTTGGCCAGTTGTTTTTTACCTTGGGAAATCAACCCTTCTACTTAACTGAAAAGACTTTTCAAAACGATGCTCCGCCGGTTATTCGCAGTGAGGACAGTGAATTCATTCCTGAAATTCGCTCCCATGGCAATGAGACCGAAGTATGGTTTTACGATCAAATAAAAACCGACGGGCACTTTGAATTAATCAACAACGGGAAGACCGAAGCCGTTCTTTCAGCCAATTATCCCCGAACCGAAAGCGATCCAAGACAAGAAAGTAAGGATGAACTCGAAGCCCGATTTACTGACCTTCCTAGCAATCAAGTGTTTATCCACGACAGTAGTTTTGACAAACTCGGCGTAGCACTTCAAGAAATTCGATTTGGTAAAAAGTACTGGAAAACTATGCTTCTGCTGGCCTTGGCTATGATTCTTTTTGAGGTATTTTTGATCAAATTTTGGAAGGAATGA
- a CDS encoding DUF4252 domain-containing protein — protein sequence MKSIVLFLLLALSLNLAAGGKSKSDAIYDQYNGQDGVLAMSFSKTMLDAVDLDVEWKEQMKYVQGDLSQIRMMLLSDNRVEDGSIKKIIRSFKKSGYEEVWIENEGEDENGEPEDDLLLMVKRDGNNVSEVHFISFGSDSIQGVFSIYGDLQVTDDK from the coding sequence ATGAAATCGATTGTACTGTTTTTGCTCTTAGCATTAAGTCTGAATCTCGCTGCTGGTGGGAAAAGTAAGTCTGATGCTATTTACGATCAATACAACGGACAGGATGGCGTATTGGCTATGAGTTTTTCGAAAACCATGTTAGATGCTGTTGATCTGGACGTAGAATGGAAGGAGCAAATGAAGTATGTGCAAGGTGATTTAAGTCAAATCCGAATGATGCTTTTATCGGATAATCGCGTGGAAGATGGAAGCATCAAAAAGATCATTCGCTCCTTTAAAAAATCCGGCTACGAAGAAGTTTGGATTGAAAACGAAGGAGAAGATGAAAACGGTGAACCTGAAGACGATTTATTATTAATGGTAAAGCGTGATGGAAATAACGTATCGGAGGTGCATTTTATCAGCTTCGGTTCGGACAGTATACAGGGGGTATTTTCGATTTACGGAGATTTACAAGTAACTGACGACAAATAG